The Muricauda sp. SCSIO 65647 genome includes a region encoding these proteins:
- a CDS encoding NAD(P)H-dependent oxidoreductase: MDLIDTLNWRYAVKKYDEQKVPKKKIDQILKAISLTATSAGLQPYRLFVINNEQVRWQLARDSFNAQITEASHLIAFAAFETITKEQITEFIAFMAKERGLPETTLDSYKSSLEQHILARTDHENFIWSSQQAYIALGTGMIAAANAEVDATPMEGFNPEKLDRLLNLREKGLKSVLLLALGYRDAEKDFLANQKKVRLPLKELVTHID, encoded by the coding sequence ATGGATTTAATCGACACACTAAATTGGAGGTACGCCGTTAAAAAATACGATGAACAAAAAGTACCCAAAAAAAAGATAGATCAAATACTTAAGGCCATAAGCCTTACCGCTACCTCGGCAGGCCTACAGCCCTATCGCCTCTTTGTAATCAACAATGAACAGGTGAGGTGGCAACTGGCACGAGATTCCTTCAACGCCCAGATTACCGAGGCTTCACACCTCATTGCATTTGCTGCCTTTGAAACAATTACCAAAGAACAGATTACAGAATTCATTGCGTTCATGGCAAAGGAAAGGGGACTGCCCGAAACCACTTTGGATTCCTACAAAAGCTCCCTTGAACAGCATATTTTGGCCAGAACGGACCATGAAAACTTTATTTGGTCCTCCCAACAGGCCTACATTGCATTGGGAACGGGGATGATCGCCGCGGCCAATGCCGAAGTAGATGCCACTCCAATGGAAGGGTTTAATCCGGAAAAACTGGACAGGCTGCTGAACCTTCGGGAGAAAGGATTAAAAAGTGTGCTATTGCTGGCACTTGGGTACAGGGATGCCGAAAAAGATTTTCTGGCCAACCAAAAAAAGGTCAGGTTGCCTTTAAAAGAACTTGTGACCCATATCGATTGA